The DNA segment tgagccctaaattataaatttaatgacCCCCTTTAAGTTACGGCATACTTTAAAGTAATGAGAGGTAGACAGGCATTCGCAAAATGGGACCGTATAGGAAAGGGAGCACGTAAAATCATTCTGAAGCTTTAAAACTTGGCACCATCGGCAGGTACAGTAGGGTTACTACCAGTGATCTTTTTGGAAGAGGTTATTTCATACAATTCCGATAGAAATccacttacaggtaagttcgtttaatcgttGAATGAGTCAAATGCATTCtgctataaaaaacatttctctgTTGAAATGTGTTCACAGGcatatactgcccaacatgtcgaaggtatttttggttagagttaaattttgatttgatcattttgcacggggctgtctcggtatatatcatcagtcacggacgcatttttaaaatgtaatcaagtgatctgatgagagtagtctgctcagaaatattggacaaagcctggttgttaccccatcattgacggactgggttgcagtcaagtacatgatggggggacctacagcttaaggtgggttccgaaccaccagaacctcggtaaaggtacattgaaaaatttcctgtggtaccggctcagggatcgaaccccggacctctgtgAAGTCATCTCCATTTTGGGGTAGGCGCGAATCACTCGGTGGTAcggggagtaatgtgaggaagggatctGAAATTtgtagattgatccagaattcctgtgttatttatttaaataatacgttcgttccgcaacactgctttgacccaggttgctgatcaatctctctagcaatcacttgGGTCCACTaatgtccaaggtcttttgtttcaggcgtcattcactctactgacactccttttattaactatttgccaccgTACTTTtttgtcctgacatacttctctagcttcttttacgtccatgcattttttcatgcaggctctcgtgtttctgtggcttcttatgtctcttctaattagggtctcattcacgcattctaaccattctttccgcggtctccCTCTGGACacgctgtcatttactttacTATGATACACTATGATTCGTTCATTCGGCATTTTCTCAACAAGCCCGAACCACCTTAACCCATTTCTTTTTCTATGTgtttactagcgtctcttctgcaccacattctttgagaattatctcgttactcactttgtccatcagagttttcccgcatattatgcgcaagaatctcatgtcaattgcgttaattttacaaatatcgttttcttgataggtccatctTTTACCTTATAGTACATTTGATACAAATATAGAATTgtatattgccattttagcttcatttgatatatttttacttttgataaggggcctgctctaccaataaccatCCTACCTTTGTTTCTGCGTCCATCTAATTTCTTATCTATCTTTTCATCCCTAGAAAATAAGCTACCAATATATAGGAACGTATCAACTTTTCAAATTCTCTTaccatttaatacaatattgcatagtgttttctcactttttccttcgaacaccatcgtttttgttttatttgcgttgatGTTAAGgaccatgctcttcatgcttgcaatCAGTTTAGTCatgaaaatacccgaaaatattattttcaaggtcaaaactgTGACAATTGCTTATAATAAGACAACAGGATTATCGggtttattatttgattaattaaattttgaaaaataagttacgaacatttttaaaaaatgaaaatttatccgaTGTGTTTGATCTTATTGTTTGACCTTCGGTATCGGCTATCTTGCTAGTTGACGTCGCAGCATAGAAagctaatattaattttgaatcacgcATGGCGAATAatcaatatttcatttaaatttcaaaaattgtagataatatatatgtatatatcgaggcgtcctaacgataagATACCAaggcacgcgatcgactagatgatacttaaccaaaaatttaaacagtaaaaagctaaccgagaagttagcgttCGCAAGTTCTAGCTCGCGGAATTGATcgagatgaagctagaagttggccaaaactaacaGATACTTGCAAGAAGTAGCAATTTCATGCTTTGTTCACCCGAGATTGAACTTTTATGATTTGATGAAACGAGCTTGCACCTTTTAGTTTtagccaacttctagcttcatcttgctcaaatCCGCGAACAAGACTTTCTTGCGCTAaattctcggttagctttttactgtttgtatttttggttgagtaCCATCAAGGCGTTATAACCACGGAGATGGGCTAAGCAGCCAGCAACGAGCAACCTTGCCGGTGCATTGCCAGCTATGTTGTTCTTTGCCGTTGCCGGCAGGCTAGCCGCTACGTAATATGTATTGAGCTAGCTGAGAAAAGCTGTACAACAATagcagaatttttataaaatatacgcatttgataattttagaaatactaagcccatttttttgcttttaataaaaaaatgtctttgttgGTTGTAACGTGGACGGATCAAGCCCTCTGAGTTcataagttagaaaaattaagattCGAATTAATGTCCTCGTCTGTTATGTGAGTTTATGATTGTGTGTGTCCATTATTCTGAGGCGAGAAGTGAACATTTAGCGTGATTCCATCGGAGGTGCCTTAATCGCAAGGAGATCGCTAACTCATTTTCGAGTCTTCTGGTTCCTCAAGTTCGAGGTGGGTTCCGGACAACCGAAACGCCGGTAGAAGTGCAAAGAAACATTCCCATTGGTAGcggctcagggattgaaccccAGACCAGGAAGTGTGAAGCCCTATCTTCTGAGGCACCGAGGGTTCTCGAAATAATGTTTACAGTTATTGAAAAAACGTTTGTcgtacagaaaaaatttaaacgtgTTATGAATTTTTCGATTGGGACCTGCTTTTTTCGTTCctaaattagaaaagaaatgatAGTAAGTTTATATTCTgaactcaaaatatttatttaaatttttaatatttttttttaacattttttatgcgCTTATACAATACAGTGTAATTGTgtaattattcgttaaaaatatttatgttcctCTGAGCTGTGAACAATATATGTCCGGCATAAAGAAGGGAGAGAAAAATCAGAAAAGGAGGCCTTATTTGCTTCCTTCTGAGCCTGCGGATGCGGATGCATCTGCTGATGAACGTGATCTACTTGATCCACCTGAGGATTCTGCAGCACCGTTTCCTGCAGCTGAAGATCTAGATCCTATTGCGAGAGAAAAGCACATTAtaatgaagaaaagaaaaacttaaaacatGCACACAATAAACTTGTGAAATATAATCATCATCgactatattattttcaaatgcatTTTATTCTttgtaatgtaaaataatttgcgTCAATTATCTCACCTCCTGAAGCAGATCCTGAAGAACCTCCATTAGCTAGAGCAGCTGCCTtacctaatttataaaaaaagattattttcagaaaaaccgtaaCCATTTAACTATTATGATGATGTATAATTAGCATTTAAACACTTATTTAGATATGCTTGTTAGATTGTTATACCTTGGGGGAAAACAAATATTTGTCATATTTTGTTACCTTCTGCTGATGCACTTGATCCACCCACTCCAGATCCTGCACCTGATCCAGATCCTGAACCTGATCCAGATCCATATCCAGATCCAGCTCCAGCTCCTCCTTGAAGACAAATGTAGAATATTATTGGAAAAAGTTGTCACTTGTAAAATATGTATAGcgcaacataaaaaataaaggcCTTCCATtagttttctttagaaaaaaaacttttctattctTTATAGTTATATTTTAGTATCACAAAAGAGACacatttatttctatttaaaccATGATAATTTCTTTTCGTGATCTAAGTTACCGGGAAGTGACATATTCTATCCTTATTTCCCGATGAAATGAATTTAGAgtgtctaaataaaaaaagatttttaagtgtACATACCTACATTTGTCACTTTACATTGGgataatttatttaacaacatttttattttccatgagcgttttttaaattgtaaaaaaataattagatttgtttttttaatttcaaatacaggAACCTAGGTAGATTAGAAACATTTTCATTCAGTTGAGACAGAGAAGATTTATTTCATCgggaaataaaatcatttttttaattttaggtactCTCTTGTAATTCagtcaaaagaaattatttcaatctaAACCTTCTTCttatattattgttcaaatatattgacaaaatatttcttagagccttgtcatgaaaaatattttttttcttcaatttctcaCAGCTGGATAAAAATagtaagcaaattaaaaaatgtcttgaaaagaATTGTCAATTTTAGTATATATCGACATAATtgtcacaaataaaattattttgtattgtaCGTTTTATGTCTTtctctaaaaaagaattttcttgatattttctaACCTTGTCCTGATTCACCTGATCCACCTGATGAAACTGATCCGCCTGATACGCCTGACGCTCCTGATGCACCTGATGCGCCTGATGTACCTAATGAACCTGATATGCCTGATGAACCTGATCCACCTGACACCCCTGATCCACCTGATACGCCCAATGAACCTGATGCGCCCGATGCGCCTGATCCACCTGATCCACCTGATACACCTAATGAACCTGATATACCTGATGAACCTGATCCACCTGATGTGCCTGATCCTGTAACTTCTCCAGCTTGACCTCctaggaaaaatatgaaaatggattcgcataaagaaaagttgcaatttttgtaACATAATTATCTATGACATTCTTTTGCCTTGcgatggaaaacaatttttttcaaacttctcaCCTTGTACGGATGAACTGCCCTTTGCCGCTCCACTTGCCCCAGATTCAGCTAGATAAAAATagccattcaattaaaaaatctaacaggaattgtaatttgtaatatgcatcaatataattttcatcgataaaattattttgaaacaggTGTTATGCCTTTCtctgaaaaactttttcta comes from the Belonocnema kinseyi isolate 2016_QV_RU_SX_M_011 chromosome 6, B_treatae_v1, whole genome shotgun sequence genome and includes:
- the LOC117175393 gene encoding glycine-rich protein DOT1-like, with amino-acid sequence MDSTLKESSPSGSTFKQWISEFKKGRTSASDEPRSECYVEVATPEMIRKIHKMMIVSRRLQANQIQGTFLPGVTGGLEIHREFNLGGGGLGGGSRRSEFKYSIGSGGETGGSGSSGQSASGALGVSGGSGGSGQADSAANAAARAAASAEAGQAGVGTGSGISSSGVSGASGASGASGVSGVSGGSSGSGGSGQAESGASGAAKGSSSVQGGQAGEVTGSGTSGGSGSSGISGSLGVSGGSGGSGASGASGSLGVSGGSGVSGGSGSSGISGSLGTSGASGASGASGVSGGSVSSGGSGESGQGGAGAGSGYGSGSGSGSGSGAGSGVGGSSASAEGKAAALANGGSSGSASGGSRSSAAGNGAAESSGGSSRSRSSADASASAGSEGSK